The Thermasporomyces composti region ACACCGCTCGCCGTGCCGCCCTTGCCGGCCGTCGCGGCGGTCGGCGCGCTCCTCGCTCTCCTTCCGGCGTGGCTGGCACCTCCGCCGCCGACGCCCGCCGGCCGAACCGCGGAGGTCTTCCGGTGATTCGCTTCGAATCCGTCACGGTCTACTACCCCGAGCAGCCCGAGCCGGTCCTGCGGGACGTCACCTTGCACGTGGCGGAGGGCGAGCTGTGTCTGGTCGTCGGTCAGACCGGAAGTGGCAAGTCGACCTTGCTCCGGGCGATCAACGGTCTGGTTCCGCACTTCACCGGCGGAACTCTGATCGGACGGGTGCTCGTGGACGGCCGCGACACCCGCACGCACCGCCCTCGCGACCTGGCCGACGTCGTCGGCGTCGTCGGGCAGGACCCGCTTGCCACGTTCGTCACGGACACGGTGGAGGACGAGCTCGCCTACGGCATGGAGTCGCTCGGCCTTCCCGGCGACGTCATGCGGACCCGTGTCGAGGAGACCCTCGACCTCCTCGGGCTGGCCGAGGTGCGCGCGCGTCCGATCAGCACGCTATCGGGCGGGCAACGGCAACGGGTCGCGATCGGCGCCGTGCTGACCACTCAGCCTCGAGTTCTCGTCCTGGATGAACCCACCTCGGCGCTCGACCCGCAGTCCGCCGAGGAGGTCCTGGCCGCCCTGCAGCGGTTGGTGCACGACCTCGGGGTGACCGTCGTCCTCGCCGAGCACCGGCTGGAGCGGGTCGTGCAGTACGCCGACCGGATCGTGGCGCTGCCGGGCCGCGGGCGACGACCGACCGTGGGCGCACCCGCCACCATCATGGCGTCCTCCACCGTCGCGCCGCCGGTCGTCGAGCTGGGGCGCCTGGCGGGGTGGGATCCCCTCCCGCTGAGTGTTCGCGACGCCCGGCGGCTCGCCGCTCCGCTGCGGGACCGGCTCGCCGGCCAACCGCGTGTGAGCGGGCAGCCGTCGAGAGACGCCGCGAGCTCGGCCGGCGTCCACGACGACCTGCCGGCCGCGACCATGCGTGGGGTGACGGTGCGGTATGGCGGGCGACGCTCCACCGCACCGCCCGCCCTGCGTGACGTCGACCTCAGCGTGCGGCGCGGCGAGATCGTCGCGCTCATGGGACGGAACGGCGCCGGCAAGTCCACGTTGCTCAGCACCCTCGTCGGCTTGGTCCGGCCAGCCTCCGGCGCGGTCCGCGTCGGCGACCTCGACCCCACCGTGTCCCCACCGAAGGAGATCGCGCGCACGGTGGGGCTGGTGCCCCAGGAGCCGGGCGACCTCCTCTACGCCGAGACAGTGGCGCGGGAGTGCCGACAAGCGGACCAGGACTTCGACGCGGAGGCGGGGCGCTGCGCCGCCATCCTCGCCCGACTCGCTCCGGGAATCCCCGCCGATCGGCATCCTCGTGACCTGTCGGAAGGGCAGCGACTGTGCCTCGCCCTCGCCGTGGTCCTCACCGGCGACCCGCCGGTGCTCCTTCTCGACGAGCCCACCCGAGGCCTCGACTACCTCGCCAAGCGGCGACTGACCACCATCCTGCGGGAGCTCGCCAGCGGCACCGACGGCGAGCCTCACGCCGTCGTCTTCGCCTCCCACGACGTCGAGCTCGTCGCGGAGGTCGCCGACCGCGTGGTCGTCCTCGCCGACGGCGAGGTGGTGGCCGACGGACCCGTCGAGTCGGTTGTGGTCGCCTCGCCGACGTTCGCTCCCCAGGTGGCGAAGATCCTCCGACCGCTTCCCCTGCTCACCGTCTCGCAGGTCGCCGAGGCTCTCCGGGAAGCGTCATGACGTCCCTTCGGTCCGCGCACGCACGGGCGGTGCCGCTTCGGGTTCGTCCACGCTCCGCGCTCGCCCTCACGCTGGCCTGCCTCGTCGGCGTCGCCGGGTACGGCTGGCCGTTCCTCGCCGACTCGACCAGTTCCATCGGTGGTCACTCGACGGACGCGCCCTATCTGTTCGCCCTGCTGCTGCCACTCGTGGTCGCGATCGTGGTCGCCGAGCTCAGCGACGGCGGCATGGACGCCAAAGCGGTCGCGATGCTGGGTGTACTGGCGGCGGTCGGGGCTGGTCTGCGCGCCGTGAGCCCGGGCACGGGCGGGTTCGAGCCCACTCTCTTCCTCGTGGCGCTGGCGGGACGCGTCTTCGGCGCGGGATTCGGCTTCGCGCTCGGCGCGACCATGATCGTGGCCAGTGGCCTGGTCACGGGCGGGGTCGGACCGTGGATGCCGTACCAGATGCTGGGGCTGGCCTGGGTGGGCATGGGAGCCGGGCTCCTGCCGGGTGGCACCGGCAAGGGCGAGCGGTGGCTCCTCGCCGGCTACACCGCGATCGCGAGCCTCGCCTTCGGCGCTCTGCTCAACCTGTCGTTCTGGCCGTTCACCACCAGTCTGCCGCCGACCATGGCCTACACGAGCGCCGCGTCGGCAGGCACCAACCTGGCCCACTACGCGGCGTTCTACGTCACGACGTCGCTGGGGTGGGACGCGGTCCGCGCCGTCGTCAACGCCACGCTCGTCGTCCTCGCCGGCCGTGCGATCCTGTCGACCCTGCGGCGGGCCGCGCGGCGGGCCGCCTTCGATGCGGAACCCGTGTTCCGTCCTCCCTTCCATCCGACGTCGACACGTCAGTCGAGGGCGGCGTCGGACCCGGACCAGGTCGACGACGGTGCCGTAGTGAGAGACACCGCCGACACGGCCAGGCGGCGGGAGAAGACAGATGACAACCCGGCGCCTTGTTGACATGCTCAGGAGACGTGCCGGGTTCTGATATCAGAACGGACGAGCGCCGTCGGCGTTCCGCACGCCGTGCCGCGCTCGGTGTCCTTCTCCGCGCGTTCCCGGGTCGGACGACTCTCCTCGCCATCCTCGCGCTGCTCGGCGGAATCCTGCCCACCGGCTTCGCGCTCCTGGTGGCCCAGCTGGTCGACCTCCTCCCCGTGGCGGTCACCAGTGGCTTCGACTCAGCGCACGGGCGCCGGGTCATCGGGACGCTGATCGGGATCGGGGTCGTCCTCGTGGCCCAGGAGCTCATCCGGGTGCTCCGCGAGCTCCACTCCACCGATCTGTACCGACGGCTCGACGAGTACCTCCTGTCCCGCGTGATGGCGACCACGATGTCGGCGCCTCGGCTCGACCTGTTCGAGGATCCCGAGCTCGCCGCGGCCACGAACCGGGCGGTGCGCATCGCCCGCTACGGTCCGGGCGAACTGGTGAGCGGGCTGAGCTACCGCTGGACCTCGGTCGCGCAGGGGCTCGCCGCCACTGCCCTGGTCGCCACGGTGTGGCCGCTCGCCGCGGCGTGCCTGCTCGTCCTGTGGTTCGTCGTGAGCCGCCACCTGCGGGCCGACTTCTACCGCGCCAACCCCTTCTGGGCCGAACCGCTGCGCCGAGCGGTCTACCTCAAGCGGCTCACCCTGATGCCCGAGTGGGCCAAGGAGCTGCGCGTCTTCGGCCTGACCGACTTCGTCGTGAGGAGGTTCGGCGAGGAGTGGTCGCGGGTGATGGACGAGCTCTGGCGCACGCGCCGCGTGGGGTACCGGACCACCACCGTCCTCACCGTCGCGATCCTCGTCGCCAACCTCGCGGTGATCCTCCTGGCCGTCCGGGACGCCCTGCGCGGCGCCATGGACACCGCCTCGCTCGTCGTCCTCATCCAAGGGCTCTTCGCCATGGCTCTCATCGCCGCACAGGACGGCGACATCTGGATCGAGAACGGCGCGATCCCGGTGCCGGACGTCCTCGCGCACGAGCGGGCAGCGGCCAAGGTCACGCCCGCGCCCGACCCGACGGCCCGTCCGGCCACCGGCATGCCCCGCCGAGAGATCCGTTTCGACAACGTGCGGTTCGGCTACCCAGGCCGCGACCGCCCGGTCTTCGACGGTCTCGACCTCACCATCGAGGCGGGCCGATCGCTCGCCGTCGTCGGTCTCAACGGCGCGGGCAAGACGACCCTGATCAAGCTGCTCACCGGCCTCGTCCAGCCGCAGGGCGGTCGCATCCTCGTCGACGGGGTCGACCTCGCCGAGCTTGACCTGGTGAGCTGGCGGCGGATGGTCGCGGCGATCTTCCAGGACTTCGTCCGCTACCAGCTACCCGCTCGGGAGAACATCGGCTTCGGAGCGGTGGAGACGCTCACCGATCCGAGGGCGGACGACCGAATCCTCGCCGCGGCCCGAAAGGCGGGCGCCGACGCGATCATCGAACGGCTGCCGGCAGGGCTCGACACGATCCTCTCCCGCCGTCACGACGGAGGCGTCGACCTGTCCGGCGGTCAGTGGCAGCGCATCGCGCTCGCGCGGGCCATGGCCGCGGTGGGCACAGGCGCACGGGTGCTCGTCCTGGACGAGCCGACCGCCCACCTCGATGCTCGCGCCGAGGCCGACCTGTATGACCGGTTCCTCGATCTGACGTACGGACTGACGTCGATCGTGATCAGCCACCGCTTCTCCACCGTCCGGCGGGCCGACCGGATCGTCGTCCTCGACGGCGGGAGGATCGTCGAGGACGGCAGCCACGACGAGCTCGTGGCAGCCGGCGGACGCTACGCCACGCTGTTCCACGCCCAGGCCATGCGCTACTACGACCTCACGGCGGAGGCCGCCGATGGCTGACTCCACACCCTGGTCCGGCGCCCGGCCTCCCGCGAGCCGACTGCGCGCGGCCACCGTCATGCTCGGCATCGCCTGGCAGGCAGACCGGCGGCGCGCGGTCCTCGCGTTCGGGATCTTCACCGTCCAGGCGCTTGTGACGGCCTCCTTCGCCTGGTGGCTCAAGCTCCTCCTCGACGGGCTCGCGGCAGGCGAGACCTGGCGTGTGGTCGCCGCGGCGGGAGCGGTGGCCGCGTGCGTGACCGCCGGCACCGGCTTGGACTACGCGGGGAGCCGAGTCCGGATGGCCCTCAACGAGCGCGCCCACCACCTGGTCGAACGTCAGCTCGCCGAGACGCTGGGCCGCACACCGACTCTCGAGATCCACGAAACCCCCGAGCACCTCACCCAGCTGGAGCTCCTCGACCAGGAGTCCTGGGAGTTCGGTGAGGCCATTCCCTCGCTCGTCCAGCTCACCAACACCGCCGTTCAGGTCGTCGTGACCGTCGTTCTGCTGGCGAGCGTCCATCCCCTGCTGCTCCTGCTGCCGGCGTTCGGCGCGCCGATGCTCTTGCTGAGCTCGCGGATCAACGGCCTCTACGAGCTCGGTGACGAACTCGCCGCGGCACCGCAGCGACGCGCCAACGACTTGTGGGACCTGGCCACGCTCGGCGACGCCGCGAAGGAGGTTCGACTGTTCCGGCTGGCGCCGGAGATCCTGCGACGGTTCCACGAAGCGCACCGCGAGATCAGAGCGACGCATCTTCGCGTCCAAGGCCGAGGTCTCGCCCTGGGTTTCGCCGTCCGACTCGCGTTCCTCGTCGGCTACTTCGGCGCGATCCTCTTCGTGGTCGACCAGGCGGTACGCGGTCGGGTGAGCGTAGGTGACGTCGTGCTGACCGCGGTCCTGGCCGGCCAGGTGCTCAACCTCGTGGACGGGTCTGGGGAGATCCTGCAGTGGACGCTGCGCACGCTCACCGCGGCGAGCCGCTTCGTGTACCTCAACGACGTCGCGAGCCGCAGTCGAGCGACCGTCGACGCGAGGCGCACGGTCCCGGAACGCCTCCGCTCGGGCATCGTCCTCGACCACGTCTCGTACCGCTATCCCCGCAGCGAGGCCGACGCGCTCCACGACGTCAACCTCACCTTGCCGGCCGGCTCGACCGTCGCCATCGTCGGCGACAACGGCGCGGGGAAAACCACTCTGGTCAAACTGCTCGCTGGGCTGTACCAGCCGACGAGCGGGCGGATCATGGTCGACGGGATCGACCTGGCCACGCTCGACCCGGATCGCTGGCGTGCCCGGGTGTCGGCGGCGTTTCAGGACTTCGCACGCTGGGAGTTCACCGCCGGCGAGGCGGTGGGAATCGGCGACCTCGCCGGTGTCGACGACCGGGTCGACCCCGAGCGAGTGACCGCCGCGCTCGACCGAGCGGGCGCGAGCGACCTGCTCGACACGCTGCCGAGAGGGCTCGACACCCAGCTCGGGCCGAGCTGGCCCGGGGGCATCGACCTGTCCGGCGGACAGTGGCAGAAGCTCGCGATCGGCCGAGCCATGATGCGCACGGCTCCCCTGCTGCTGCTCCTCGACGAGCCCACGGCGGCGTTGGACGCCGAGACCGAGCACCTGCTCTTCGAGCGTTGGACGGCGGCGGCTGCTGCGGTGCGCCGCACGACCGGCGGCGTGACCGTGCTCGTGTCGCACCGGTTCTCGACCGTGCGGATGGCCGACCTCATCGTGGTGTTGGACCGCGGCCGGGTCGTCGAGGTCGGCAGTCACGCCGACCTCGTGGCTCGACGAGGCGGCCGTTACGCCGAACTCTTCGAGCTCCAGGCTCGCTCCTACCGGTGACGTCGGCCGCATCCGCCGTACCGTCCTGGACGGTGGGGCCGGGTCAGCGCCGATCTGCCACCGGAGCTCGCGCTCGAACGGTTCTCATCGTCGTCCTGGTGCCACGCGGCTCCACGTTCGTCGCCGTCAGCTCACCGTTGGACGGCTGGACCGTCGACGCAACGCTCGGCGATCCGGGCGCCGCCTCACCGAGGTCGCCCGGCCGCGGCGGCGGGCTCGGCCGCCTCCAGCCTGCGGAGGATGTGGGCGCACGCGGCGGCATCGAAGCGGCCCCCGCGTGCCCGCAACCGGGCCGCGATCTGGCGTCGGTGCGCCGGCTCCTTCGTCCCGGCGTACTTGAACTTCGCGCGGACGTCGGTCACGGTGAGCTCGGCGCCGCGCAGGCCAGGGAGCAGCCGTCGGTCGGGTCCGGTCGTCGAGACCGGCACACGACCGCTGTTCGGTTCGAAGTGGGCGAGCTGGCGGTTGAGCAGGGCCGCCTTCTCCTCCGGGTCGTCGATGATCCGGACATCGCAGATGAGCTGGACGGTGGCGTAGTACGACGTCGGCACACCCAGCTCCGGTGGCGACCCCGGCTCGGCCTGCCAGGCCGCGGTGGCGTACACGTAGTCGTCGACGACGCTCAACACGCAGCGGGGGTTCGCCTCGAGCAGCGGCCACACGGGGTTGGGCCGAGCCAGGTGCAGCCAGGCCGTGGCGATCCCGTCGAACACGAAGTGGGTGGGCACCACGACCGGGACGTCACGGTCACGCCCGGAGGCCACCAACTGGCCGAAGTCGTGCTCGGCGAGCCAGGATCGCCATTCCTCGTCGGCCGCCTGATCCCAGGGGTGGATGAGCACGCCCCGCCTCCCCTTCGTTCGTCGCTCGCACCCGGGGGGTGCTAGGTCGAGAAATTTTGTTACAGTACAAACTTGTGACTGTGTCTACACAATATTCCATCCGTGGCTCGACGTCGAGCGAGATCGCGGCGAGCGTGGAGTCCGGCGTGCGCTCAGGTGCGCTCGGGGCTGGCACTCTCCTGCCACCGGTGCGGCGGCTCGCGGCCGATCTCGGCGTGAGCCCAGGCACCGTCGCGGCCGCCTACCGGACCCTGCGCCAGCGTGGCGTCATCGAGACCCACGGGCG contains the following coding sequences:
- a CDS encoding ABC transporter ATP-binding protein; translation: MADSTPWSGARPPASRLRAATVMLGIAWQADRRRAVLAFGIFTVQALVTASFAWWLKLLLDGLAAGETWRVVAAAGAVAACVTAGTGLDYAGSRVRMALNERAHHLVERQLAETLGRTPTLEIHETPEHLTQLELLDQESWEFGEAIPSLVQLTNTAVQVVVTVVLLASVHPLLLLLPAFGAPMLLLSSRINGLYELGDELAAAPQRRANDLWDLATLGDAAKEVRLFRLAPEILRRFHEAHREIRATHLRVQGRGLALGFAVRLAFLVGYFGAILFVVDQAVRGRVSVGDVVLTAVLAGQVLNLVDGSGEILQWTLRTLTAASRFVYLNDVASRSRATVDARRTVPERLRSGIVLDHVSYRYPRSEADALHDVNLTLPAGSTVAIVGDNGAGKTTLVKLLAGLYQPTSGRIMVDGIDLATLDPDRWRARVSAAFQDFARWEFTAGEAVGIGDLAGVDDRVDPERVTAALDRAGASDLLDTLPRGLDTQLGPSWPGGIDLSGGQWQKLAIGRAMMRTAPLLLLLDEPTAALDAETEHLLFERWTAAAAAVRRTTGGVTVLVSHRFSTVRMADLIVVLDRGRVVEVGSHADLVARRGGRYAELFELQARSYR
- a CDS encoding FMN-binding negative transcriptional regulator — encoded protein: MLIHPWDQAADEEWRSWLAEHDFGQLVASGRDRDVPVVVPTHFVFDGIATAWLHLARPNPVWPLLEANPRCVLSVVDDYVYATAAWQAEPGSPPELGVPTSYYATVQLICDVRIIDDPEEKAALLNRQLAHFEPNSGRVPVSTTGPDRRLLPGLRGAELTVTDVRAKFKYAGTKEPAHRRQIAARLRARGGRFDAAACAHILRRLEAAEPAAAAGRPR
- a CDS encoding ABC transporter ATP-binding protein, coding for MIRFESVTVYYPEQPEPVLRDVTLHVAEGELCLVVGQTGSGKSTLLRAINGLVPHFTGGTLIGRVLVDGRDTRTHRPRDLADVVGVVGQDPLATFVTDTVEDELAYGMESLGLPGDVMRTRVEETLDLLGLAEVRARPISTLSGGQRQRVAIGAVLTTQPRVLVLDEPTSALDPQSAEEVLAALQRLVHDLGVTVVLAEHRLERVVQYADRIVALPGRGRRPTVGAPATIMASSTVAPPVVELGRLAGWDPLPLSVRDARRLAAPLRDRLAGQPRVSGQPSRDAASSAGVHDDLPAATMRGVTVRYGGRRSTAPPALRDVDLSVRRGEIVALMGRNGAGKSTLLSTLVGLVRPASGAVRVGDLDPTVSPPKEIARTVGLVPQEPGDLLYAETVARECRQADQDFDAEAGRCAAILARLAPGIPADRHPRDLSEGQRLCLALAVVLTGDPPVLLLDEPTRGLDYLAKRRLTTILRELASGTDGEPHAVVFASHDVELVAEVADRVVVLADGEVVADGPVESVVVASPTFAPQVAKILRPLPLLTVSQVAEALREAS
- a CDS encoding ABC transporter ATP-binding protein; the encoded protein is MPGSDIRTDERRRRSARRAALGVLLRAFPGRTTLLAILALLGGILPTGFALLVAQLVDLLPVAVTSGFDSAHGRRVIGTLIGIGVVLVAQELIRVLRELHSTDLYRRLDEYLLSRVMATTMSAPRLDLFEDPELAAATNRAVRIARYGPGELVSGLSYRWTSVAQGLAATALVATVWPLAAACLLVLWFVVSRHLRADFYRANPFWAEPLRRAVYLKRLTLMPEWAKELRVFGLTDFVVRRFGEEWSRVMDELWRTRRVGYRTTTVLTVAILVANLAVILLAVRDALRGAMDTASLVVLIQGLFAMALIAAQDGDIWIENGAIPVPDVLAHERAAAKVTPAPDPTARPATGMPRREIRFDNVRFGYPGRDRPVFDGLDLTIEAGRSLAVVGLNGAGKTTLIKLLTGLVQPQGGRILVDGVDLAELDLVSWRRMVAAIFQDFVRYQLPARENIGFGAVETLTDPRADDRILAAARKAGADAIIERLPAGLDTILSRRHDGGVDLSGGQWQRIALARAMAAVGTGARVLVLDEPTAHLDARAEADLYDRFLDLTYGLTSIVISHRFSTVRRADRIVVLDGGRIVEDGSHDELVAAGGRYATLFHAQAMRYYDLTAEAADG
- a CDS encoding ECF transporter S component translates to MTSLRSAHARAVPLRVRPRSALALTLACLVGVAGYGWPFLADSTSSIGGHSTDAPYLFALLLPLVVAIVVAELSDGGMDAKAVAMLGVLAAVGAGLRAVSPGTGGFEPTLFLVALAGRVFGAGFGFALGATMIVASGLVTGGVGPWMPYQMLGLAWVGMGAGLLPGGTGKGERWLLAGYTAIASLAFGALLNLSFWPFTTSLPPTMAYTSAASAGTNLAHYAAFYVTTSLGWDAVRAVVNATLVVLAGRAILSTLRRAARRAAFDAEPVFRPPFHPTSTRQSRAASDPDQVDDGAVVRDTADTARRREKTDDNPAPC